Proteins encoded in a region of the Pyxidicoccus trucidator genome:
- a CDS encoding bifunctional metallophosphatase/5'-nucleotidase, whose amino-acid sequence MKNPTTVTSSPRSSRRVFTLLGALFTSSMLMAQPGCGDEEPQPQPEPQEPIRVQVLAFNDFHGNLEAPSGSTGRIRVPAADGGTGVDVNAGGAAYLAHHIQALRQENPQNTVVVSAGDLIGASPLASGIFHDEPTIEVMNLMGLDINSVGNHEFDEGFTELLRMQTGGCHPVDGCQAGPTFPGASFKFLSANVFTDVATRKTLFPAYNLREFQGVKVAFIGMTLEGTPLIVNPTGVSGLTFQDEADTVNALVPELKQQGVEAIVVVIHEGGLPTGSFDECPGISGPIKDLVERFDDEVDVVASGHTHQAYNCIIDGKRVTSAASNGRLLTDIDLVLDPTTRDVVETAARNVIVTRDTAHAPVAAFVQDVIGKVAPLRDRVIGQTASGLAAPVRPLPAGTSGESTLGNAVADGMLAATRSEQTGGAVIAMQNPGGVRADINAGDITFGEVFAVQPFANNMVTLTLTGAQLDTLLEQMFQPGGTSILQVSQGFAFSWSASAPRGSKVDPASITLNGEPLNPAANYRVTVNNFMAGGGDGLAVLLEGKDPRTGPIDTDVLEAYTRANNPLTTPQLGRVTLLP is encoded by the coding sequence ATGAAAAACCCCACCACCGTCACCTCAAGCCCGCGGAGCAGCCGCCGCGTCTTCACGCTCCTCGGAGCCCTCTTCACCAGCTCCATGCTCATGGCCCAGCCCGGCTGCGGCGATGAGGAGCCCCAGCCCCAGCCAGAGCCCCAGGAGCCGATTCGCGTCCAGGTCCTGGCCTTCAACGACTTTCACGGCAACCTGGAGGCCCCGTCGGGCAGCACCGGCCGCATCCGCGTGCCCGCCGCCGATGGTGGCACCGGCGTGGATGTGAACGCCGGTGGCGCGGCCTACCTGGCCCACCACATCCAGGCGCTGCGGCAGGAGAACCCCCAGAACACAGTGGTCGTCTCGGCGGGAGACCTCATCGGCGCCTCGCCGCTGGCCTCCGGCATCTTCCACGACGAGCCCACCATCGAAGTGATGAACCTGATGGGGCTGGACATCAACTCCGTGGGCAACCACGAGTTCGACGAGGGCTTCACCGAGCTGCTGCGCATGCAGACCGGCGGCTGCCACCCGGTGGACGGGTGCCAGGCGGGTCCGACGTTCCCCGGCGCGAGCTTCAAGTTCCTCTCGGCCAACGTGTTCACCGACGTGGCCACCCGGAAGACGCTGTTCCCGGCCTACAACCTCCGCGAGTTCCAGGGGGTGAAGGTCGCCTTCATCGGGATGACGCTGGAGGGCACCCCGCTCATCGTCAACCCCACGGGCGTGTCGGGGCTCACCTTCCAGGACGAGGCGGACACGGTCAACGCCCTCGTCCCCGAGCTGAAGCAGCAGGGCGTGGAGGCCATCGTGGTGGTCATCCACGAGGGTGGCCTGCCGACGGGCTCCTTCGATGAGTGCCCCGGCATCTCCGGGCCCATCAAGGACCTGGTCGAGCGGTTCGACGACGAGGTGGATGTGGTCGCCTCCGGCCACACCCACCAGGCGTACAACTGCATCATCGACGGCAAGCGCGTCACCAGCGCGGCCAGCAACGGGCGCCTGCTCACCGACATCGACCTGGTGCTGGACCCGACCACGCGTGACGTGGTGGAGACGGCCGCTCGCAACGTCATCGTCACGCGGGACACCGCGCATGCCCCGGTGGCGGCCTTCGTGCAGGACGTCATCGGCAAGGTCGCGCCCCTTCGGGACAGGGTCATCGGCCAGACGGCGAGCGGGCTGGCAGCTCCCGTGCGGCCCCTCCCGGCGGGTACCTCGGGGGAGTCCACGCTCGGCAACGCCGTGGCGGATGGGATGCTCGCGGCCACGCGCAGCGAGCAGACCGGCGGGGCCGTCATCGCCATGCAGAACCCGGGCGGCGTGCGCGCGGACATCAACGCGGGGGACATCACCTTCGGTGAGGTCTTCGCCGTCCAGCCCTTCGCCAACAACATGGTGACGTTGACGCTCACCGGCGCGCAGCTTGACACGCTGCTGGAGCAGATGTTCCAGCCGGGAGGTACCTCCATCCTCCAGGTGTCGCAGGGCTTCGCCTTCAGCTGGAGCGCGTCGGCGCCGAGGGGAAGCAAGGTGGACCCGGCGTCCATCACCCTCAACGGCGAGCCCCTCAACCCGGCGGCGAACTACCGCGTCACCGTGAACAACTTCATGGCCGGCGGCGGTGACGGCCTCGCGGTGCTCCTCGAGGGGAAGGACCCGCGCACGGGCCCCATCGACACCGACGTGCTCGAGGCCTACACGCGCGCCAACAACCCGCTGACTACACCGCAGCTGGGCCGCGTCACGCTCCTTCCGTAA
- a CDS encoding LysR family transcriptional regulator encodes MNVSAFDLNHARALHFLLEEAHVARAARRLGITPAAASNALRRLRSDFDDALLVRTGRTLVRTPLGEQLRGPAREVLAAAGRLFDVSAPFEPGTYDGELVLTTSDRVAEALLPALDGLLTARAPRASLAVRTVTVDVASFLRDRGGLAVVPDTTRERGLSTEKLFLEDFVCVLRKEHPLLKGAWTLRRFAAAEHILVTPLAQSRRGAVDDVLEAQGLSRRITRVVTSFALATPLLVSSDRITVLPRSFALARTRDVEVVVRTLPFELSPIVMEMAWHPGHEGDTKHLWFRGLLRDAVRAAGLQTPK; translated from the coding sequence ATGAATGTCTCCGCATTCGACCTGAACCACGCGCGCGCACTGCACTTCCTGCTCGAAGAGGCCCATGTCGCCCGGGCCGCGCGGAGGCTGGGAATCACCCCCGCGGCGGCGAGCAATGCGCTGCGGCGCCTGCGGAGCGACTTCGATGACGCGCTCCTGGTCCGGACGGGACGCACGCTGGTGAGGACTCCGCTGGGGGAGCAATTGCGAGGTCCCGCGAGAGAGGTGCTGGCCGCGGCGGGGCGCCTCTTCGACGTGAGCGCGCCCTTCGAGCCCGGCACCTACGACGGCGAGCTCGTGCTCACCACGTCAGACCGGGTGGCCGAAGCGCTCCTTCCGGCGCTCGATGGACTGCTGACCGCGCGAGCCCCGCGAGCCAGTCTGGCGGTACGCACGGTGACGGTCGACGTGGCCAGCTTCCTGAGAGACAGGGGTGGCCTGGCCGTCGTGCCCGACACCACCCGGGAGCGAGGCCTCTCGACGGAGAAGCTGTTCCTGGAGGACTTCGTCTGCGTGCTCCGCAAGGAGCATCCGCTGCTGAAGGGCGCATGGACGCTGCGGCGCTTCGCGGCCGCGGAGCACATCCTCGTCACCCCCCTGGCGCAGTCTCGCCGTGGGGCCGTGGATGACGTGCTCGAAGCGCAGGGGCTGTCGCGGCGGATAACGCGGGTGGTGACGTCGTTCGCGCTGGCGACGCCCCTGCTCGTCTCCTCCGACCGCATCACGGTCCTGCCGCGCAGCTTCGCGCTGGCTCGGACCCGGGATGTGGAGGTAGTCGTTCGGACGCTCCCCTTCGAGCTGTCCCCCATCGTGATGGAGATGGCGTGGCACCCGGGGCACGAGGGGGACACGAAGCACCTCTGGTTCCGAGGCCTCCTCCGGGACGCCGTGCGTGCCGCGGGGCTTCAGACTCCGAAGTGA
- a CDS encoding NAD(P)-dependent alcohol dehydrogenase: MQTVTYSRFGSPDVLTLSDAAPTSPRSGHLVVRVHAVSINPLDSKIRRGDARLLSGTKFPKTPGLDFAGVVEQVGEGVQGFQVGDAVFGGPGSLKVGYLSERISVPARVVAKKPKSLDFEGAAAIAVVGLAAQAAVQAARIKAGDHVLINGASGGLGPYALQLAKRAGAQVTAVSGTDGVALARELGADTVVDYKREAITESGRTFDSVLELSTRLPFSEARVLLKPRGVYVDLEPGPAKLIGATLQNPFRSQQHRFVIVQSPTAALEALGRKVDAGELRPGPTRVFALSEYRRAFEVAEKGGLVGKVVVRLA; the protein is encoded by the coding sequence ATGCAAACAGTCACCTACTCCCGCTTTGGAAGCCCCGACGTCCTGACGCTGTCGGATGCCGCCCCGACGTCCCCTCGCAGTGGACACCTCGTCGTGCGCGTGCACGCCGTGTCCATCAATCCGCTCGACAGCAAGATTCGGCGTGGTGACGCCCGCCTGCTCAGTGGCACGAAGTTCCCCAAGACGCCGGGCCTCGATTTCGCAGGCGTGGTGGAGCAGGTGGGCGAGGGCGTGCAGGGCTTCCAGGTCGGTGATGCGGTCTTCGGCGGCCCTGGCTCCTTGAAGGTGGGGTACCTCTCCGAGCGCATCTCCGTTCCCGCGCGAGTCGTCGCGAAGAAGCCGAAGTCGCTCGACTTCGAGGGGGCCGCTGCCATCGCCGTCGTCGGGCTCGCGGCCCAGGCCGCCGTGCAGGCCGCCCGCATCAAAGCGGGCGACCACGTGCTCATCAACGGCGCCAGCGGAGGGCTGGGGCCGTATGCCCTCCAGCTCGCCAAACGGGCCGGTGCCCAGGTCACCGCGGTCAGCGGCACCGACGGCGTGGCACTGGCGCGCGAGCTCGGCGCGGACACCGTCGTCGACTACAAGCGCGAAGCCATCACGGAGTCGGGAAGGACCTTCGACTCGGTGCTCGAGCTCTCCACGCGACTCCCCTTCAGCGAGGCGCGGGTCCTCCTGAAGCCCCGGGGCGTCTACGTCGACCTCGAGCCGGGCCCCGCGAAGCTCATCGGCGCCACCCTCCAGAACCCGTTCCGCTCCCAGCAGCACCGCTTCGTCATCGTCCAATCGCCCACCGCCGCCCTCGAGGCCCTGGGCCGGAAGGTCGACGCAGGGGAGCTGCGTCCTGGCCCCACCCGCGTGTTCGCGCTCTCCGAGTACCGGCGCGCCTTCGAGGTCGCGGAGAAGGGCGGCCTGGTCGGCAAGGTCGTCGTCCGGCTCGCGTGA
- a CDS encoding SIR2 family NAD-dependent protein deacylase, whose amino-acid sequence MADAFTSDEELRRLRDRLRATAWRHVVVLTGAGISVASGLPTYRGPGGLWTRPELEEVPDAAMMAREPSRVWSLFGPLRRHLQVAAPNAAHLALAEWQARPVPGRAFTLVTQNVDGLHTRAGSRDVVELHGSLLRTRCGNPECGLPPFEDSTEHVRATPCERCGQPLRPDITLFNEPLPVDAEWAAKKALRECDLFLAVGTSGTVAPASNFVRGAKYAGAWTVLLNLTPMQPRHPDFDQEVLGRAEELLPFLLGEDA is encoded by the coding sequence ATGGCGGATGCCTTCACGAGCGATGAGGAGCTGCGGCGGCTGCGCGACCGGCTGAGGGCGACCGCATGGCGCCACGTCGTGGTCCTCACCGGCGCGGGCATCTCCGTCGCCTCCGGGCTGCCCACCTACCGCGGCCCCGGTGGGCTGTGGACCCGGCCAGAGCTGGAGGAGGTTCCCGACGCGGCCATGATGGCCCGTGAGCCGTCCCGGGTCTGGAGCCTGTTCGGTCCGCTGCGCAGGCACCTCCAGGTCGCGGCTCCCAATGCGGCCCACCTGGCGCTGGCGGAGTGGCAGGCCCGGCCGGTGCCGGGACGCGCCTTCACCCTGGTGACGCAGAACGTGGATGGGCTGCACACCCGGGCAGGCAGCCGGGACGTCGTCGAGCTGCACGGCTCGCTGCTGCGCACCCGCTGTGGCAACCCGGAGTGTGGGCTGCCCCCTTTCGAGGACTCCACCGAGCACGTGCGGGCAACGCCGTGCGAGCGGTGCGGACAGCCCCTCCGTCCGGACATCACCCTGTTCAACGAGCCGCTTCCGGTGGACGCGGAGTGGGCCGCCAAGAAGGCCCTGCGCGAGTGCGACCTCTTCCTGGCGGTGGGAACGTCCGGCACGGTGGCGCCCGCCTCGAACTTCGTCCGTGGAGCGAAGTACGCAGGAGCCTGGACGGTGCTGCTCAACCTCACGCCCATGCAGCCCCGCCACCCGGACTTCGACCAGGAGGTGCTGGGGCGCGCCGAGGAATTGCTGCCGTTCCTGCTGGGCGAGGACGCCTGA
- a CDS encoding AtaL-like protein: MIYSTATVPVNPEGELPLTRAQLWKGLVLKARDARLFLPPGACTRCDVVVDGEEFILREATIMGADVSELITFEPQSKVSFHQVKGPREGVIVNQVLEGADGSLHLKFYCLVGLRNGEPGSEQERNEQAAMDSEERGYKRALLSTLAQTRALVREGRI, encoded by the coding sequence ATGATCTATTCAACCGCGACCGTGCCCGTGAACCCCGAAGGCGAGCTCCCGCTCACCCGCGCGCAGCTCTGGAAGGGCCTTGTCCTCAAGGCGCGTGACGCGAGGCTGTTCCTGCCGCCTGGCGCCTGCACGAGGTGTGACGTGGTTGTCGACGGTGAGGAGTTCATCCTCCGTGAGGCCACCATCATGGGCGCCGACGTGTCGGAGCTCATCACCTTCGAGCCCCAGAGCAAGGTGTCCTTCCACCAGGTCAAGGGGCCGCGCGAGGGCGTCATCGTCAACCAGGTGCTCGAAGGTGCCGATGGCTCGCTGCACCTGAAGTTCTACTGCCTGGTGGGGCTGAGGAACGGGGAGCCGGGGAGCGAGCAGGAGCGGAACGAGCAGGCCGCCATGGACAGCGAGGAGCGCGGCTACAAGCGGGCACTGCTGTCGACCCTCGCGCAGACCCGGGCGCTCGTCCGGGAAGGCCGCATCTAG
- a CDS encoding CHAT domain-containing tetratricopeptide repeat protein, giving the protein MGGIRGWMLGVMLCCAAEAAGGEKPSEAWSREAQTAFNEASTLWDAGRYDEAIARGEHALALREAVLGGAHPDVARCLALLGSHHLLRGNSVRAEPLLHRALAIQEAAMGKVHPEVAQTLNTLARLYSAQWLSARAEPLYLRALAIREAAFGKNHPLVAESLNHLANLYLDQDLYAQAEPLYARALAIREAALGRVHPEVAQTLYDFACFYLAQGRFGQAESLYKRALAIREAALGKSHPLVADPLEWLASLYEQQGLYARARPYHERALAIRKAALGDHPPDAADTLNKLADLYLSRRLYARAEPLYARALAIREAALGKSHPLVAASLYNLAAVYHAQGLYGQAEPLHERALAILEAAHGKDHPDVTYSLVSLGRLYMVQGLFTRAEPLFTRALVIREAAFGENHPLLIEPLNHLADLYAAQGLYGLAEPLYARAMTIVEAVLGKNHPFIAPSLRGLALLYTAQRLYRQAEPLHMRALVVYEAAFGKNHPPIAESLNSLADLYSVQGLHGRARPLYERALAIQEATRGKNHPSAAKTLNHLAVVCLAQHRLAQALPLLTRAFAISEQRLRQEALGFSEEHLAHFLQFLRADEERLYALLRAHPDNARVRRLALGAAFLLKGRSVEESSNISRTVYRSLGAQDRDAFERLKGLRTELAQLSLQGPGALPPKAYQQRLDELSAQGSALEADLARRSAPLRALAALPPPAEIVDRVAAALRRDGALIELIAYMDRPLVPGPGTPKPQSSGHLRYLALVLFPDATIRFRDLGPAEPIDLAASRLRDALANRDATFQAPAQALYQLVFQPLLPLLGETRRLFLSPDGQLALVPFAALHDGHQFLVDAFDFTYVPSGKDLLLAPQEAHPPDSVVVLADPDFSAPLRAPAHAQEDTPALTSRSASAVRSRSTLRADLAQRAWDLAPLPGSRQEAEAIQRLLPRAQLFLGAEATKERLLRVPTPGILHLATHGFFLEDAPEAPASRAVVDFGALGEGPLATSAADPLLRSGIVLAGARAPAPSGSSAPQLPPESALVTALELAGLNLWGTQLVVLSACDTGRGDVKLGQGVYGLHRSFLVAGAETVVMSLWKVNDETTRELMEIYYSNLLAGQGRATALREAMRELRQTQPHPHYWAPFIAMGRDTPLRLP; this is encoded by the coding sequence ATGGGGGGGATTCGTGGGTGGATGCTGGGGGTGATGCTGTGCTGTGCGGCGGAAGCGGCGGGCGGGGAGAAGCCGTCAGAAGCGTGGTCGAGAGAGGCGCAGACAGCCTTCAACGAGGCGAGCACGCTCTGGGATGCGGGCAGGTACGACGAGGCCATTGCAAGGGGAGAGCATGCGCTGGCGCTGCGGGAGGCTGTGCTCGGGGGGGCCCATCCAGACGTCGCCAGGTGCCTGGCACTACTCGGTTCTCATCACCTGCTGCGGGGGAACTCCGTGCGAGCCGAGCCGCTGCTGCACCGCGCGCTGGCGATCCAGGAAGCAGCAATGGGGAAGGTCCACCCGGAGGTCGCCCAAACGCTCAATACCCTCGCCAGGCTCTACTCGGCCCAGTGGCTGTCCGCCCGTGCTGAGCCACTCTACCTGCGTGCACTGGCGATTCGGGAGGCTGCCTTCGGCAAGAACCATCCACTCGTCGCCGAGTCACTCAACCACCTCGCCAACCTCTACCTGGACCAGGATTTGTATGCTCAGGCCGAGCCGCTTTATGCACGCGCGCTGGCGATTCGGGAAGCGGCCCTGGGCAGGGTCCACCCGGAGGTTGCTCAAACGCTCTACGATTTCGCCTGCTTCTACCTTGCACAGGGGCGGTTCGGCCAAGCCGAGTCGCTCTATAAGCGCGCGCTGGCGATTCGGGAAGCGGCCCTGGGAAAGAGTCACCCCCTCGTTGCCGATCCGCTTGAGTGGCTTGCCTCCCTCTACGAGCAACAAGGGCTGTACGCGCGTGCCAGGCCGTACCATGAGCGCGCGCTGGCGATTCGGAAGGCGGCCCTCGGTGACCACCCTCCCGATGCCGCCGACACGCTCAACAAGCTCGCCGACCTCTACTTGTCCCGGCGGTTATACGCTCGTGCCGAGCCGCTCTACGCGCGCGCGCTGGCGATTCGGGAAGCGGCCCTGGGCAAGAGCCATCCCCTGGTCGCCGCGTCACTCTACAACCTCGCGGCCGTCTACCACGCCCAGGGGTTGTACGGTCAGGCTGAGCCGCTCCACGAGCGCGCGCTGGCAATTCTGGAAGCGGCCCACGGCAAGGACCATCCCGATGTCACCTACTCACTCGTCTCTCTTGGCCGCCTCTACATGGTCCAAGGCTTGTTCACTCGCGCAGAGCCACTCTTCACGCGTGCGCTGGTAATTCGGGAGGCGGCCTTCGGTGAGAACCATCCACTCCTCATCGAGCCGCTCAACCACCTCGCCGACCTCTACGCGGCCCAGGGATTGTATGGTCTGGCTGAGCCGCTCTACGCACGCGCGATGACGATTGTGGAGGCGGTCCTCGGCAAGAACCATCCTTTCATTGCCCCGTCACTCAGGGGGCTTGCCCTCCTCTACACGGCCCAGAGGTTGTACCGCCAAGCCGAGCCACTCCATATGCGTGCGCTGGTGGTTTATGAGGCGGCCTTCGGCAAGAACCATCCCCCCATCGCTGAGTCGCTCAACAGCCTCGCCGACCTCTACTCGGTCCAGGGCTTGCACGGCCGGGCCAGGCCGCTCTACGAGCGCGCGCTCGCCATTCAGGAGGCGACTCGCGGCAAGAACCATCCTAGCGCCGCGAAAACGCTCAACCACCTTGCCGTGGTCTGTCTGGCTCAGCACCGCCTCGCCCAAGCCCTGCCGCTGCTCACGCGCGCTTTCGCCATCTCCGAGCAGCGCCTGCGCCAGGAGGCACTCGGCTTCTCCGAGGAGCACCTGGCCCACTTCCTCCAGTTCCTGCGCGCCGACGAGGAGCGGCTCTATGCGCTGCTGCGCGCCCATCCAGACAACGCCCGCGTCAGACGCCTGGCCCTGGGCGCCGCCTTCCTGCTCAAGGGCCGCTCTGTCGAGGAGAGCTCCAACATCTCCCGCACCGTCTACCGGAGCCTGGGTGCGCAAGATAGAGACGCCTTCGAGCGACTGAAGGGGCTGCGCACCGAGCTGGCCCAGCTGTCACTCCAAGGCCCCGGCGCGCTTCCACCCAAGGCCTACCAACAGCGCCTCGATGAGCTCTCCGCGCAGGGCAGTGCCCTCGAAGCCGACCTGGCCCGGCGCTCCGCCCCCTTGCGCGCGCTGGCCGCGCTGCCGCCTCCCGCGGAGATTGTCGACCGTGTCGCCGCGGCCCTGCGCAGGGACGGTGCCCTCATCGAGCTCATCGCGTACATGGACCGCCCGCTCGTGCCCGGGCCTGGCACGCCCAAGCCCCAGTCCTCCGGACACCTGCGCTACCTGGCGCTGGTGCTCTTCCCGGACGCAACCATCCGCTTCCGGGACCTGGGGCCCGCCGAGCCCATCGACCTCGCCGCCTCGCGCCTGCGTGACGCGCTCGCCAATCGCGACGCAACCTTCCAGGCACCCGCCCAGGCCCTCTACCAGCTCGTCTTCCAGCCCCTGCTTCCGCTGCTGGGAGAGACCCGCCGCCTCTTCCTCTCACCGGATGGCCAGCTCGCCCTGGTGCCCTTCGCCGCCCTGCACGATGGCCACCAGTTCCTCGTCGACGCCTTCGACTTCACCTACGTCCCCTCCGGCAAGGACCTGCTGCTGGCCCCCCAGGAAGCGCATCCCCCTGACTCCGTGGTCGTCCTCGCCGACCCGGACTTCAGCGCCCCGCTTCGAGCACCTGCTCACGCCCAGGAGGACACTCCGGCGCTGACCTCGCGCTCCGCCTCCGCCGTGCGCTCCAGGTCCACGCTGCGCGCGGACCTGGCACAACGGGCCTGGGACCTCGCTCCACTGCCCGGAAGCCGCCAGGAGGCCGAGGCCATCCAGCGGCTGCTTCCGCGGGCCCAGCTGTTCCTGGGCGCCGAGGCCACCAAGGAGCGGCTCCTGCGGGTGCCCACCCCCGGCATCCTCCATCTGGCCACCCATGGCTTCTTCCTGGAGGACGCGCCCGAGGCTCCGGCCTCCCGCGCGGTGGTTGACTTCGGTGCGCTGGGAGAGGGCCCTCTCGCGACGTCGGCCGCTGACCCCCTGCTGCGCTCGGGCATTGTCCTCGCGGGCGCGCGAGCCCCGGCGCCCTCCGGTTCCAGTGCCCCGCAGCTCCCGCCTGAGAGCGCGCTGGTGACGGCACTGGAGCTGGCGGGGCTCAACCTGTGGGGCACCCAGCTGGTGGTGCTCTCGGCGTGTGACACGGGGCGAGGGGACGTGAAGCTGGGGCAGGGCGTGTACGGGCTGCACCGGTCATTCCTCGTGGCGGGAGCGGAGACGGTGGTGATGAGCCTGTGGAAGGTGAACGACGAGACGACCCGCGAGCTGATGGAGATCTACTATTCCAACCTGTTGGCGGGGCAGGGCCGCGCCACGGCGCTACGCGAGGCGATGCGCGAGTTGCGGCAGACGCAGCCGCATCCCCACTACTGGGCGCCCTTCATCGCAATGGGCCGGGATACGCCCCTGCGCCTGCCCTGA